Proteins encoded in a region of the Inquilinus sp. KBS0705 genome:
- a CDS encoding OmpA family protein yields the protein MAQLDIQPKKNKPIWVWVVLMFIALGLLFFFLKGCSNSDTPMALKTMENDTASADTVQKDTISTNVATTQPDWDAVDFDLPRSTYDEITDTAIVVKGNQKYTIYGLGENVLFAKNESKLQGSANGRLQIIAASLLKRFKNASIGVYGHTDSTGTATENKTLGDERATAVKEWLVLNAGMPADKISVHSMGEIKPLATNGTEQGRQQNRSVEIVAFPQEK from the coding sequence ATGGCGCAATTAGATATACAGCCTAAAAAGAACAAACCTATTTGGGTATGGGTGGTGTTGATGTTTATAGCACTGGGTTTGTTGTTTTTTTTCCTGAAAGGCTGCAGCAACAGCGATACGCCAATGGCTTTAAAAACCATGGAAAATGATACGGCCAGTGCAGACACCGTTCAAAAAGATACAATAAGCACAAACGTAGCTACTACTCAGCCAGACTGGGATGCTGTGGATTTTGACCTGCCAAGATCAACCTACGATGAAATAACCGATACAGCTATAGTGGTTAAGGGCAACCAAAAATACACCATCTACGGCCTTGGCGAGAATGTGTTATTCGCAAAAAACGAAAGTAAGTTGCAGGGCAGTGCTAACGGGCGCTTACAAATAATTGCAGCATCATTATTAAAAAGATTTAAAAATGCTTCGATAGGCGTATATGGGCATACCGATTCGACAGGTACTGCAACTGAAAATAAAACACTTGGTGATGAACGTGCAACAGCGGTGAAAGAGTGGCTGGTACTTAATGCAGGCATGCCCGCAGATAAAATATCTGTGCACTCTATGGGAGAGATTAAGCCTTTAGCTACAAATGGCACTGAACAGGGCAGGCAGCAAAACCGCAGTGTAGAGATCGTAGCCTTTCCGCAGGAGAAATAA
- a CDS encoding ThuA domain-containing protein, with translation MKSIKPVLLTCALLVCTLFCTAKPKILVFSKTAKFHHQSIPAGITAIIKLGQENNFDVDTTTNADNFTTDNLKQYAAVVFLNTTGDVLNNTQQTAFEKYIKANGGFAGVHAATDTEYDWPWYGKLVGAYFKSHPSKNQFANLQVIDRSFIATKHLPAIWHRLDEWYNFKWLSPDLKVLIRIDEHSYSGGQSDGLHPMSWYHDFDGGRSFYTALGHTDESYTDPLFLQHLLGGIQYAIGTRTS, from the coding sequence ATGAAAAGTATTAAACCGGTACTATTAACCTGTGCATTATTAGTGTGTACATTATTTTGTACGGCTAAGCCAAAAATCCTGGTATTTAGCAAAACAGCCAAATTTCATCATCAATCTATACCCGCAGGTATTACAGCTATAATAAAACTGGGGCAAGAAAATAATTTTGATGTAGATACTACCACCAATGCCGACAATTTTACAACAGACAACCTAAAGCAATATGCGGCTGTTGTTTTTTTAAACACTACCGGCGATGTATTAAACAATACCCAGCAAACTGCTTTTGAAAAGTACATTAAAGCCAATGGCGGTTTTGCCGGCGTGCATGCCGCTACTGATACGGAGTACGACTGGCCATGGTATGGTAAATTGGTTGGCGCTTATTTTAAAAGCCACCCAAGCAAAAACCAATTTGCTAATTTACAAGTAATAGACCGCAGCTTTATAGCTACCAAACATTTACCGGCCATATGGCACAGGCTTGATGAATGGTATAACTTTAAGTGGCTCTCGCCTGATTTGAAAGTGTTGATACGAATTGATGAACATAGCTACTCGGGTGGGCAAAGCGATGGGTTGCATCCTATGAGTTGGTATCATGACTTTGATGGTGGCCGTTCTTTTTATACCGCATTGGGGCATACGGATGAATCGTATACTGACCCGCTTTTTCTACAACATTTATTGGGCGGTATACAATATGCTATTGGCACACGTACAAGTTAA
- a CDS encoding MOSC domain-containing protein gives MLQISQLVIYPIKSLGGIALTSAKVTDRGLQYDRRWMLIDEANRFLSQRENPQLALFIPEVLADGLRVTHRPDASFIHIPYRLLTPEMLEVTIWDDTCLAQRVSDDADQWFSQKLGIKCRLVYMPDETHRQTDLRYTQEGNITSFADAYPALLIGQASLDDLNERMAHELPMDRFRPNIVFTGGEAYSEDVINEAIVNGIHLFGVKLCARCVLTTVDQVTAIKGKEPLKTLARYRRKENKILFGQNLVFKGQGELNVGDELKVLSVHTADRFIVPKLDEKKLKLRRLG, from the coding sequence ATGCTACAAATAAGCCAGCTTGTAATTTATCCCATAAAATCGTTAGGTGGTATTGCGCTTACAAGCGCTAAAGTAACCGATCGTGGCTTGCAGTACGACCGCCGCTGGATGCTGATTGACGAAGCTAACCGCTTTTTATCGCAACGCGAAAACCCACAACTGGCTTTGTTTATTCCTGAGGTTTTAGCTGATGGATTGAGGGTTACCCACCGGCCCGATGCATCATTTATACACATACCTTACCGGCTATTAACGCCAGAAATGCTGGAAGTTACCATTTGGGATGACACCTGCCTAGCACAGCGTGTTAGCGACGATGCAGACCAATGGTTTAGCCAAAAGCTGGGAATAAAGTGCCGCCTGGTATATATGCCTGATGAAACACATCGCCAAACCGACCTGCGCTATACGCAGGAGGGTAATATTACATCATTTGCTGATGCTTACCCCGCACTGCTGATAGGCCAGGCATCGTTAGATGACCTGAATGAACGTATGGCACATGAGCTGCCAATGGATCGTTTTCGCCCTAATATTGTTTTTACTGGTGGTGAAGCCTATAGTGAAGATGTTATTAATGAGGCTATTGTGAATGGTATACATCTGTTTGGCGTTAAGCTTTGCGCCCGCTGTGTGCTTACTACAGTAGACCAGGTTACTGCAATAAAGGGCAAAGAACCATTAAAGACGCTGGCCCGGTATCGCCGTAAGGAGAACAAGATACTATTTGGCCAAAATTTGGTGTTTAAAGGCCAGGGCGAGCTAAATGTGGGCGATGAATTAAAGGTGCTTTCGGTGCATACTGCTGACCGGTTTATTGTACCAAAACTTGATGAAAAAAAGTTAAAACTTAGACGATTGGGATGA
- a CDS encoding GMC family oxidoreductase, with the protein MFVDSPNINGKAKANNTYDAIVIGSGISGGWAAKELTERGLKTIMLERGPNYEHIKDYKTAQYNPWDFEHRGNVTQQQRKERPVISRNWGAQEAVIDAWTNEQDAPYAEVKPFNWWRSYRLGGRSLLWGRQSYRWSDLDFEANDKDGWAIDWPIRYKDIAPWYEHAEKFAGVSGSIEGIPNLPDGHFLPPMDMNWVERDVAASIKKNFGRHMIIGRAANLTAAIPGRTKCQFRNRCWEGCPFGGYFSTQSSTLPAALATGNLTVRPQSIVTKILYDKDTQKAKGVEVLDAETNKTYEFYAKIVFVNASALNSAWVLMNSATDIWPDGLGSSSGELGHNIMDHHYNLGASGVVEGYEDKYYYGRRANGIYVVRFANIGNDKRDYLRGFGYQGAAGRQGWSREIAEMNIGAGYKEALSEPGQWTMGIGGFGELLPYHENKITLDKTRKDKWGLPILSMDAEIKENERKMRLDIVQEAKAMLEAAGVKKVETHDTGHHVGDGIHEMGTARMGHDPKTSVLNKHNQVWDAKNVFVTDGACMTSSACQNPSLTYMALTARAANFAADELKKGNL; encoded by the coding sequence ATGTTTGTAGACTCACCCAACATTAATGGTAAGGCTAAGGCCAATAACACATACGATGCAATAGTAATAGGCTCGGGTATAAGCGGCGGATGGGCTGCAAAAGAACTTACGGAACGCGGACTGAAAACAATTATGCTTGAGCGGGGACCTAACTATGAACATATAAAAGACTATAAAACAGCGCAATATAATCCCTGGGATTTTGAACACCGTGGCAATGTAACCCAACAGCAGCGTAAAGAGCGCCCGGTAATATCGCGTAACTGGGGTGCACAGGAGGCTGTAATAGATGCCTGGACAAACGAGCAGGATGCACCATATGCTGAGGTTAAACCCTTTAACTGGTGGCGATCATACCGCCTGGGTGGCCGCTCTCTTTTATGGGGGCGCCAAAGCTATCGCTGGAGCGACTTGGATTTTGAAGCAAATGATAAGGATGGATGGGCTATTGACTGGCCCATACGCTATAAAGACATTGCACCCTGGTACGAACATGCAGAAAAATTTGCAGGCGTAAGTGGGTCAATAGAAGGTATACCCAACCTCCCTGATGGCCATTTTTTACCGCCTATGGATATGAATTGGGTTGAACGTGATGTAGCAGCGAGCATAAAAAAGAACTTTGGCAGGCACATGATAATTGGGCGTGCAGCCAATTTAACCGCGGCCATACCAGGGCGTACAAAATGCCAGTTTCGCAACAGGTGTTGGGAGGGCTGCCCGTTTGGCGGCTATTTTAGTACACAATCATCTACATTGCCGGCAGCGCTTGCAACAGGTAATTTAACGGTGAGGCCTCAATCAATAGTTACCAAAATACTGTATGATAAAGACACCCAAAAAGCAAAAGGAGTGGAGGTGCTGGATGCCGAAACAAACAAAACCTATGAGTTTTACGCTAAGATAGTTTTTGTAAATGCCTCGGCATTAAACAGTGCATGGGTGTTAATGAATTCGGCTACTGATATCTGGCCCGATGGTTTAGGCAGCAGCAGCGGCGAATTAGGCCATAACATTATGGATCATCATTATAACTTGGGTGCCAGTGGTGTGGTAGAAGGCTATGAGGATAAATATTACTATGGCCGCAGGGCAAATGGTATTTATGTAGTGCGTTTTGCCAATATCGGTAACGATAAGCGCGATTATTTGCGTGGCTTTGGCTACCAGGGCGCAGCCGGCCGGCAGGGTTGGAGTCGCGAAATTGCAGAGATGAATATTGGAGCAGGATACAAGGAAGCTTTGAGCGAGCCGGGCCAGTGGACAATGGGCATAGGTGGCTTTGGCGAACTATTACCTTACCATGAGAACAAGATAACGCTTGATAAAACACGTAAAGATAAATGGGGATTGCCAATATTATCAATGGATGCTGAGATAAAAGAGAATGAGAGAAAAATGCGCCTGGATATTGTACAGGAGGCCAAAGCGATGCTAGAAGCGGCCGGCGTTAAAAAGGTTGAAACGCACGATACAGGACACCATGTGGGTGATGGCATACACGAAATGGGAACCGCGCGTATGGGGCACGATCCTAAAACATCGGTATTAAATAAGCACAACCAGGTTTGGGATGCAAAAAATGTATTTGTAACCGATGGCGCTTGCATGACATCATCGGCATGCCAAAACCCATCGTTAACCTACATGGCTTTAACCGCACGTGCAGCCAATTTTGCAGCAGATGAATTAAAGAAAGGAAATTTATAG
- a CDS encoding M20/M25/M40 family metallo-hydrolase, which produces MKTTHTLSYFINAKNVAKLLVLAAICTNAAGFAQTKSPVVDNIVKEETENSQLEKLAHELLDGVGPRLVGTPQMEKAGKWALDKYKGWGITARYEKWGEWRGWERGASHIDMVYPRVKSLEGTQLAWSPGMKKPVTAELVILPELTDSVAFKAWLPSVKGKFVMISMYQPTGRPDYNWKEFATTESFDKMKAVRTAQTDAWRKRITNTGLTNRTLPVALEKAGAAGVVTSNWSQGFGVDKIFGAYTKVIPTVDIALEDYGMLYRLTESGDKPRITIQTESKELGVVPTFNIIGEIKGTEKPEEYVMLSAHFDSWDGGTGATDNGTGSLTMMEAMRILKKVYPHPKRTILVGHWGSEEEGLNGSRAFVEDHPEIVANLQALFNQDNGTGRVVNISGQGFVNAGDFINRWLTAVPDTIKHQIKTSFPGSPGGGGSDFASFVAVGAPGFSLGSLNWSYGNYTWHTNRDTYDKIVFDDLKSNAILTAILVYMASEDPAKFNREKITLPVNAKGEPGKWPEQVKSNRHGGLD; this is translated from the coding sequence ATGAAAACCACCCATACCCTATCGTATTTTATAAATGCAAAAAACGTAGCAAAGTTGCTTGTTTTAGCAGCCATTTGTACTAACGCAGCAGGCTTTGCGCAAACCAAAAGCCCTGTTGTTGATAACATAGTAAAAGAAGAAACTGAAAATTCTCAACTGGAGAAACTTGCCCACGAACTGCTTGATGGTGTTGGCCCTCGTTTGGTGGGTACGCCGCAAATGGAAAAAGCAGGCAAATGGGCCTTAGATAAATATAAAGGATGGGGTATTACCGCCCGCTACGAGAAATGGGGCGAGTGGCGCGGATGGGAACGCGGCGCATCGCATATAGATATGGTTTACCCGCGTGTAAAATCGTTAGAGGGTACGCAACTGGCATGGAGCCCTGGTATGAAAAAGCCTGTTACAGCCGAATTGGTGATATTGCCCGAACTTACAGATTCGGTTGCATTTAAAGCCTGGTTACCCAGTGTAAAAGGTAAGTTTGTAATGATATCAATGTACCAGCCAACAGGCAGACCCGATTACAATTGGAAAGAATTTGCCACCACCGAATCGTTTGATAAAATGAAGGCCGTACGTACAGCACAAACTGATGCATGGCGTAAACGTATAACTAATACAGGCCTAACTAACCGTACTTTACCTGTTGCACTTGAAAAAGCGGGTGCGGCGGGTGTAGTTACCTCTAACTGGTCGCAGGGTTTTGGGGTGGATAAAATATTTGGCGCTTATACCAAAGTAATTCCTACGGTTGATATTGCCTTAGAAGATTATGGTATGCTTTACCGCTTAACCGAAAGCGGCGATAAACCAAGGATAACTATACAAACCGAATCAAAGGAATTAGGTGTTGTGCCGACCTTTAATATAATAGGCGAAATAAAGGGTACAGAGAAGCCTGAAGAGTATGTGATGCTATCTGCTCACTTCGACTCGTGGGATGGCGGTACGGGCGCTACGGACAACGGTACAGGATCGTTAACCATGATGGAAGCAATGCGTATTCTTAAAAAAGTTTACCCGCACCCCAAACGTACTATTTTAGTTGGCCACTGGGGTAGCGAAGAAGAAGGGTTGAATGGCTCACGCGCATTTGTAGAAGACCACCCGGAAATTGTTGCTAACCTGCAAGCTTTGTTTAATCAGGACAACGGTACAGGCCGCGTAGTTAACATTAGCGGACAAGGTTTTGTTAATGCCGGCGATTTCATCAACCGTTGGTTAACAGCTGTACCTGATACCATTAAACATCAAATTAAAACAAGTTTTCCTGGTTCGCCGGGTGGTGGCGGTTCAGACTTTGCTTCTTTTGTGGCCGTTGGTGCACCCGGTTTCTCTTTAGGGTCGCTTAATTGGTCGTACGGTAACTACACCTGGCATACCAATCGCGATACGTATGATAAAATAGTATTTGATGATTTAAAGAGCAATGCTATTTTAACAGCAATACTGGTTTATATGGCCAGCGAAGATCCGGCTAAGTTTAACCGCGAGAAGATAACTTTGCCTGTAAATGCAAAAGGCGAGCCGGGCAAATGGCCTGAGCAGGTAAAATCAAACCGACATGGTGGCTTAGACTAA